CCACTCCGCAGCCCGCGGAGAAGTGCACGACCTGGCCGGCCCTGCGGATGGGCGGCCATCTGCTCACCGATCTCGGTGAACTGACCCCGGCCCGGCTGACGTACGGCCCCCCACGCAAGCCGGGCGAGGTGGCCGCACCGCGGGCCAGGACGGCCTGGGCGCGCACGGCCTGCCAGCTGCCCGCGGCGCGCGGGCTGGGCGTCCGCGCCGTGAACGCCTGGGAGTTCGCCCACCAGCCGCTGCCCGGGGGCGCGGGCGACGCGGCCTGGCTGTGCACCCGCGCCGAGACCTGGCGCGGTGCGGGCAGCCGGACGATGGCACAGATCCAGACACCGGCACCGGACGGCCGGCCGTATGCGGCCGGCACGGTGGCGGCGCGCACCGAGGGCGGTACGGCCTGCGGCCCCCGGGCGCCGCGCGCCCTGGCCGGGGTGCTGTGGAAGGCCACCACCGGCCAGTGGTGGCTGCTGGCGGCGGGCAGCAGCCAGGTCACCTCGATCACCGCAACCGGCGGCGTGCACGGCCAGACCCCCGGCCGCCTGCTGTCCCTCCCGGCGAAGGCGGGCGACCGCGCGGAGCTGAAGGGACAACTGGCGAACGGCAAGGGGATCAAGGGGCTGGGCTGACCCTGCATCCCGGTAACCGCCGCTCCCTGCCCGCCGAACGCGGCCTCGTGAGCGTCCTCGTGCGCGGCCTCGTGCGCGGCCTCGTGCGCGGCCTCGTGAGCGGCCTCGTGCGCGTCCTCGTCCGTCCGTAGAGGCCCGGCCAACTCGTGCTCGATCTGTGATTTCACCTGCGATTCCATGGAGCGCCCCGGGTCGTTAGGCTGGTTCGCATGACCACCGGGACACGCCGCAGGATGGGCGTCGAGGAGCGGCGTGAGCAGCTGATCGCCGTCGCACTCGACCTCTTCAGCCACCGTTCCCCCGAGGACGTGTCGATCGACGAGGTCGCCGAGGCGGCCGGCATTTCCCGCCCGCTGGTCTACCACTACTTCCCCGGCAAGCAGCAGCTGTACGAGGCCGCGCTGCGGCGGGCCGCCGAGGAGCTCACGGCCCGGTTCGTGGAGCCGCACGAAGGCCCGCTCGGCGCCCGGCTGTTGCGGGTCATGGAACGCTTCTTCGACTTCGTCGAGGAACACGGCCCCGGCTTCTCGGCGCTGATGCGCGGCGGCCCGGCGATCGGTTCGACCCGCACCAGCGCCATGATCGACGGCGTCCGGCAGGCCGCCTACGTGCAGATCCTCGCCCATCTCGGCATCCCCGACCCCGCCCCCCGGCTGGAGTTGGTGGTCCGCTCCTGGATCTCGCTGGCCGAGACCACCGCGCTGCTGTGGCTGGACGGGCGGCCGATCCCGCGTAAGGAGCTGGAGCGGCAGCTGGTGCACGACTTCGCGGCGCTGGCGACGGTGAGCGCCGCGTACGACGAGCGGATGGCCCAGGTCGTCCGCCAGATCCTGGCCGACGACCCGAGGGACGGGATGTTCGCGGATCTGGCTTCTCGCGTGGGCCGCTTCGCTTAGTTTTTCCCACGTTTTTGGCTTTCCCGCCGTGGGGGTTTCTCGCCGTTTGTCGCCCGCTGCGCGGTGCGCCCGCCGTTGCGCCTGCGGCGGGCGTTGCCGCTGCGCGGGGCTGTCGGGGTGCGGTGACGGACCTCCGGGGCAGGGTGTCCGGACTGCTTCGCTTTACGTCCGGACACCCTGCCCCTCCGGCCCGTCCCCTCCCGTTGGGGGTGGAAAAACCTTGGTCGGGGTGCCGGTTGGTGGTCCGGTGCACCTTGTGTCGCGCACGAAAACCAGCGGCCGAGACGCTCGCCCGCCCCCCTCACCTTCACTCATCCACTCACGGGAGGGGACGGGCCGGAGGGGCCGGGGTGTGGGGCTTTGCTTCCGAAGGCTTCAAGAAAGAGCAAAGGCGGAGCGCAGCGGAGCGTAAAGCGAAGCAGTCCCACACACCGGCCCCGGAGGTCCGTCACCGCACCCACAGCCCCGCGCATCGGACCCCGCCCGCGCAGGCGCAACGGCGGGCGCACCGCGCAGCGGGCGACAAACGGTGAGCAACAACCACGGTCGGCAAAGCCAAAAACGTCGGAAGAAGACAGAATCGCCCCATGAACGAGATCACCTTCCGGCTCGCCTCCGAGGGCGACGATCTGCCGGCCCTGGTTGCGCTGTACGACAGCGCAGCCCGTTGGATGCAGGAGAACGGCATCGACCAGTGGAAGCCCGGCGGAAAGGACGAGGAGCACTTCCGGCTGCGGGTCAAAGAGGGCGAAGTGTGGTTCGCGGAGGCCGGCGGGCGGACAGTGGGTGCCTTCGAACTGTGGTGGCGGGACGAGCCCGCGTGGGGGCCGCAGCCGCCGGAGGCGGGCTATGTACACCGGTTGATGGTGGACCGCGAAGGGGCGCCGGCCGGGGCCGGGCGGGCGATGCTGACGCACGCCGAGCGGCGGATAACCGCGGCAGGGCGGACGTGGTCCCGGCTGGACTGCGTCTCCTCCAATCCGCGGCTGCGGACGTACTACGAGGGTGCCGGTTACACCTTCGTCGGTGAGCAGCGTGCCAAGAAGGGCGACGGCGGCAATCCGTACGCCGTCACCCTCCTCGAAAAGCGGCTGGCCCTCTGACGTCGGACTCGCCGAACGGATGAGTCGCTCGTCCCGGGTCGCCGTCGTCACGATCGAGAACGGCGAGCGGGGCGAAGGTGTCGCGGTGGAAGCCCGTGCGGCTGCCGGTACGCGCTGCGCCGGTCCGGAGCAGCGCGTGCCGGCAGCGTCCATGGTCTTCTTGCCGGTGCACTCCCCGGCACTGACCTGGCTGGCGTGCGTGCAGGTGCTCGTTTTGGCGAGCAGCTTCTGCGTCTTGTCCGCCACGCCGTTGGTGCCCAGGTCGGGGTGGAGCGTGACGCGGCCGTCGTCCCAGGTCACGAGCAGATCGTCACGCTGCTGGTTGGCCGAGTAGCGGCCGGCGGTGATCTGCTGGGCGTGCGGCCAAGCGGTGTTCTTGGCCTTGGCGAGCTGCTTCTCCCCGTGGAAGCCCTTGGCGGCGAGGGGCGTGCAGCGGACCCCCGTGACGGGTGCCGTCCCCCGCCCCCGCTCAGCCTCGACGGTAGACCGCGACAGTCCGGGCCGGGACGCTGAAGGTGCCCGACGGCCGTGCGTAGGACGCGGTGGCAGTGGTCCGGTCGGCGCCGTGCGCCTGGACGGGGTGCAGGGCGTAGCGCTCGCCCGCGAGGTCGCGGACGGTCTGGTCCTGGCGGTGCGGGGTGGCGTTGAGGACGACCACGAGGTTCCCGAGGCGCATGGTGAGCACGCCCGGTGTCTCGGCCTTCCCCGACAGGGGGAACGAGAGCGCCTTTTGTACCGCGGCCGCGGTGGCCAGGCCGAAGGCCGGTTCGGTGGCGTGGATGCGGAGCAGATCGCGGTAGGCGGCGGAGGTGTCGCTGATCGCGGCGCAGCCGGGGCGGAGGGCGGGGTCGGCCAGCAGGGGCTTGGCGTAGGGCCACTTGTCCTTGTTGTCGGCGGCCGGGGGCAGTCCGCGGCCGAAGCCGTTGCCGTCGGCGCAGTTCCAGTGGAGGGCGTTGAACCAGTCGCCGCTGTCGAAGGAGTTGCGGTCCAGGGACTTGGACCGGAGGAGGTCGGAGCCGGCCTGGGAGAGTGCCGGGCCCTGCGAGAGGGCGGCGGTGGCGAGGGCGAGCACCTGCATGCGGGAGCGGTCGGCGGCGCCGGTGCGCTGGGGGA
This Streptomyces decoyicus DNA region includes the following protein-coding sequences:
- a CDS encoding TetR/AcrR family transcriptional regulator, which translates into the protein MTTGTRRRMGVEERREQLIAVALDLFSHRSPEDVSIDEVAEAAGISRPLVYHYFPGKQQLYEAALRRAAEELTARFVEPHEGPLGARLLRVMERFFDFVEEHGPGFSALMRGGPAIGSTRTSAMIDGVRQAAYVQILAHLGIPDPAPRLELVVRSWISLAETTALLWLDGRPIPRKELERQLVHDFAALATVSAAYDERMAQVVRQILADDPRDGMFADLASRVGRFA
- a CDS encoding GNAT family N-acetyltransferase, which translates into the protein MNEITFRLASEGDDLPALVALYDSAARWMQENGIDQWKPGGKDEEHFRLRVKEGEVWFAEAGGRTVGAFELWWRDEPAWGPQPPEAGYVHRLMVDREGAPAGAGRAMLTHAERRITAAGRTWSRLDCVSSNPRLRTYYEGAGYTFVGEQRAKKGDGGNPYAVTLLEKRLAL